Genomic segment of Pochonia chlamydosporia 170 chromosome 1, whole genome shotgun sequence:
GGAATTTCTTGTTACTGCGGGAGAACCTATGACATCGTTGGTTCTCGATAGATGGGGCAGTTTGTTGTTTCAAGGATATGGTCCCTCTGAAACGACAAACATATGCAGCGTCAAGCAGATGTCCACGAGCGATAATGTCGAACATTTGGGCTGGGTTTTCCCCAACACGTCCGTGTACGTCATGGCACCAGGCAGCCAAGATGTATTGCCACGGGGCTGGGTAGGAGAGTTCTGCTTTGGTGGCAGCCAAGTAGCGAACGGGTACATAAACAACAAAAGCTTGACAGCCGAGAAGTTTATTGGGCATCATTTATTCGGCAGAATCTACAGATCAGGGGACATGGGAAGAATGCTTCCTGACGGCTCATTAATCATTATCGGTCGACTGGACGATCAATTGAAGCTTCGAGGGCAGCGAATAGAGGCTGAAGAAATCAATAGAGTCCTAACCGATACAGAGTTAGTGGCTGGCGCAGTAACTGTTTTGGCTCAGAGCAAGATTGGCCGGTCAGACCAGTTGGTAACATTCTACAAGCCATTGGAAGGTGCTCGATCTTTGGGGCCAATAGAAATATCACCGAAGCGTAATCACATGTTGTTTGCGACGCTGAGATCTAAATTATCTTCATACATGATACCTTCTTACCTTATCCCGGCATCACATATCCCCATGACATCGAGCGGGAAGGTGGATAGGAGACAATTGTTGCAATGGTTCGACGCATTGTCAACGTCATACCTTGAGACCGCATCTATAACTCTCAGACAACCGAACGATGTGGGTGACTGGACTGGTATTGACTGTCGCATTGCAGAAGCCATCGTTGAGTCAATGAAGGTTCCTCAATCCGAGATTGGGCGATGGACTCCGTTCCTCGCCCTCGGCATCGACTCAATATCTGCTATCAGCCTGGCCAAGTCCTTAAGCAGGCAGGTAGAATTCGAAGTCCCAATATCTGCAATTTTACAGAACCCAACTGTTGCTCAACTAGGTCACTACTTATCAACGATAAGCGACAGAAGACCTGCACAGATCCACACCAAGACACAGCTGTCCATAGAAGCCTTTGAAACAGAAGTCTCTGGCATCGTTCAAGGACAGTTGGATAACGTAGAAGCTATTTTGCCTTGCATGCCACTACAAGAAGCAATGCTGCTACAGGGACAAGAGAGTTACTACAACAGAATACTTCTCCGCTTACAAGTGTCTCCAGCAGACATGCAATCCTATTGGCGGCAAATGTCGAAAAGACATGACATTTTGAGAACCTGTTTTGTAACGACAATGAGAGCGTCACATCCCATTGCTCAAGTCGTCTTGCGTGAGTGGGAACTTCCTTGGAAAACATTTGAAGTTACTGTTCCCTCACTTGAAGGTGCAAGCCGAGAGCACCTCGATTCCCTCCCAGACCCATTGGATTCAATGACCCCTCCATGTTCACTAGGTATTATTCGTTACAAGGGATTAAACTTCTTGTCTTTCATATGTCATCATGCTTTGTATGATGGCATAGCCATGGAAAACATCTGGAGAGAGGTGGAAGCGCTGGCTCGAGGTCGCACACTCCAAGACGCTGTGCCATACAAGCCATTTTTGCAACAGGCATTATCACTGCCTGCCGATGTGGAAACTTTCTGGCAGGGTCACTTTCGTGGATTTCGAGAGTCTGCCACTTTTGCAAGGTCAGCACGATCAAGTTTCAATCAAAGCACCAACACTGTATCAATTGATATGAGCTTCAAAGAAATACAGCAAAGAACCCGGTCAATAGGGGTATCACTACTTTCCCTTTTTCAAGCTTCCTGGGCTGCAGTTCTGGCTTGTGTATATGATGAGCCAGATGTTGTTTTTGGAAATGTTGTTAGCGGCCGAACTCTTGGTGTGGAAGGGGTTGATAAATTGGTCGCGCcctgcttcaacaccattcCCCTTCGTATGGACACATCGCAGAGCGTGCAGAATGTCGACCTGGTCAAAGCCTTCCAAAGGTTGAATTCGATGCTACTTCCGTATCAATTTTCTCCGCTGAAACTTGTACGAAAAGTTATAGGGGTTAGACGTCGACCTCTTTTTGACActctacttcttcttcaacaacctctGAAAGAAATGGACAAGAATATATGGACGCTTGAAGAGGATTGTGGAAATATGGATGTTCCTGTTGTGTGCGAAGTCGTTCCCTGTCCCAATTTGAATTCCGTCGTGGTGAATTTGCATTACGATATGGATATGATAACCGCCGATCTCGCGACAACCATCTCGGATATGTTTAAGTTCATGACGAGATCTATTTTGACGTTCCCTTTCAGACCCATATCAAACCGCTCGACTATCCCGACAGCCTTTTCACAGAGTTTAACAGGTCTGATCTTGAAAAAAGACAAGCGCGAAGATCTTGATCAGCATGCCGCAGCTACTGGCCGGTGGTCCAACCTTGAAATGGTCGTGAGAAAGGCTTTTGCCAATATCTCAGGACTATCTGAAACTGCCATCCGCAGAGAAACCACTATTTTCCAGCTTGGGTTGGACAGCATCAACGCGGTTCAGGTCGCATCATCACTGCGAGCTCAAGGCCATAGCGTCTTGTCGTCTGATGTCATAGAATGTTCCAGCTGCATGAAATTAGCCTCAAGGATAAACCAAAACTCAGAAAAGCTGCACCGAAAGAACGTTCATACAGACTTCACCATATTTCAGAAACAAGTGAAGTCGCAAGTTGAGAAGAGCGTGCCTTTCTCTTCCGAGATTGAGACAATTCTTCCGTGCACTGCCTTGCAGAATGGCATGTTGGTCGCATTCAAGGATTCCGAGGAGGGACAATACCTCAATTCACTGTCTCTTATGATACAGGCTCCTGTAGACACCGACCTTCTTATCTGCACATGGAAGCAACTTCAAGAACAGCATCCAATGCTACGCACTGGTTTCGTACATGTCTCCAGCGCAGAGAGCACGTTTGCAATGGTCAGACACAAAACAACTCGGCTAGCACATCCGATCACCACGTTCAAGGCAAGCTCCTCCGCATCATTTGATTTGGAAGATTGGAAAACAGAATGGAATTCTTTCATTCTTGAAAATCTACATGAACCGCCTTGGAGGGTCGCCTTGGTTGATGACGGTGAGCGTACCTCAATGCATGTTCTGATACACCACGCCCTGTATGATGCACAGTCCTTGGATGGTCTTCTGGGCGGACTGTCGGATCTGGTTCAAGGGAAACCGTGTACTTTCCCCCGGATTGAGCCGGTTCTGGCAGAGATCTTGTccagagaacaagaaaaagccTTGGAATCGAAAGAGTTCTGGGAAAGCCAGGCATCCAGGGCGGTAGTCAATTCCTTCCCGACGATGACCCCCCTGCGAGAGCAATCAGGAGAAATTATTGTCAGGGAACAGACGTCATCAATAGCCTTCGGAGAGCTGCAAGACGCAGTTCAAGCAATTGGAGTATCAGTACAGTCTGTGTTACAGGCGAGCTGGGCTCGCATATTAGCCTCATACTTGGGCGAACGTTCTGTTGTCTTTGGGATTGCCTTAGCCGGAAGGACAACAGATCTCACAGAAAATGCCCCATTCCCATGCATCACAACAGTTCCCATCATTGCAGAGGCAAAAGAGTCTAACATGCAATTGATTAAATGTATGATGGAGTACAATACTAGCGTACATAAGTACCAGTTTGCACCTTTGGCGCAGATCCAGAAATGGATGGGGTATCCAGGGACTCCTGTTTTTGATACCATTTTAGTCTACCAGAAGAAAAGCAGCTCACACCTATGCAATCAGCAGTGGAAGCTGGTAGCAGATCACCCGTCAGTGGGATACACGGTTTCACTCGAGGTCGAATCGGGTGAGAATGATCGACTTTGCCTTCGGTTAACGACGAGATCTAACATTGTaccacaccaacaagcaaaacTTTTGCTGTCGCAGTTCGATGCTGTGTTATATCACTTACTGAGGCAGCCAAATGCGACTGAGAACGACCTCTACCAGTCACAACCAAACTTGTTTTCCATTACTCCTGCGCAAATCCCCACGATCGAAACTCCAGTGGAGTTCGTACACCAGTTTGTCGAGAGAAATGCGGATCTTCAGCCTGACTCCCCAGCTCTGGAGTTTGTTTTCGATTTCTCTAAAACCCTGGGCTCCAAAAGAATGTGGACTTATAAGCAACTTGATGGCCTCGGAAACCAAGTGGCACATCTGTTGTCCAAAGTTACTGGGATTGGAAGCATCGTGGCCATTCACTTCCCCAAATGCCCAGAAGCGTATTTCTCAATATTGGGTATCCTCAAGGCTGGGTGCGCTTTTTTGGCTCTCGACCCTAACGCTCCTGTATCAAGAAAGGAGTTTATACTCGCTGACTCAAAGGCGGCATGCCTATTGACAAGCAAGCATTCCGACGTATCGTTTGTTGATGGGACGCCAGTCATTGCCATTCAAGAAGAGGATCTCTGGTCGTATCCAACTGGCCGCATTTTGCACACAGATGAATTTACGCCAAATAACACTTGCTATTGCCTGTATACCTCGGGGACGACTGGAACACCAAAGGGGTGTGAAATTACGCATGAAAATACTGTTcaagccatgatggcatttCAACACCTGTTTCAGGGCCACTGGCAGAGAGACTCTAGGTGGTTACAGTTTGCAGCACTCCACTTCGACGTTTCAGTATTGGAACAATATTGGACCTGGTCAGTTGGTATCACAGTCGTCGCCGCGCCGAAAGACTTAATACTCGATGACCTTGTAGGTTCCATCAACAAAATGGGGATCACACACATCGATTTGACGCCTAGTCTGGCACGCTTAACTCACCCGGATCAGCTTCCAAATTTATGTAAAGGTGTTTTTATCACGGGCGGAGAGCAACTGAACCAGGAAATTTTGGACGCCTGGGGCCCGAAAGCAGTGATTTACAATGCTTACGGGCCAACTGAAGCGACTATAGGGGTTACCATGTACCCACGAGTTCCGATTAATGGTCGGCCAAGCAATATAGGAAGGCAATTCCCAAATGTTGGGTCTTATGTATTTCATAGTGGCACCGACATTCCAGTATTAAGAGGTGGCGTTGGGGAGCTGTGTGTTTCGGGCAAGTTGGTTGGTAAAGGGTATCTGCATCGGCCAGAGTTGACAAACGAGAGATTCCCAAACGCGGCACAATTTGGGGAGAGAATTTATCGGACCGGAGATCTAGTGAGAATGCTCTATGATGGATGTTTCGACTTCCTCGGGAGAGCTGACGATCAAGTCAAGCTGCGGGGCCAGCGTCTAGAGATTGGGGAGATCAACCATATCATTCGAAGCAAAACTCGAGGAGTTCAAGATGCTGCCACTCTCGTTTTACGCCACAGAAATAAGGATGTCTTGGTTGCATTTCTAGTTGGGGACGGAGAAAGACCACTCGAACTCTACGCCGTagcagatggagatgcgCTCGGTCCCAAATCCCGAAAGACATGTGTGGACAACCTACCTGGATATATGGTTCCAACGTACTTCATTCGGTTGTCGTATATTCCCCTTTCGCCAAACAACAAAGTTGAGGCCAAAGAGCTGAAGACACTGTTCCAAAATCTGCATCCAGACGAACTCATGCAGCTAACTGGGCGGGAGTCAGCGTCCTTGGGAAGCCATGTTGATACGACTGTTATCAGAGCCATCTCGAGAGCTCTAACAGATTTCAGCGGCATGCCTACATCCCAAATCACTCCATCAACGAGTATATTCGATTGCGGGGTTGACTCGATATCCGCGCTGCAGCTCTCTGCAATGTTGAAAGACAGGGGTTTCCCTACTGCCTCACCAGCTATGCTGCTGCGAAACCCTATTGTGTCAGATCTAGCGGAATCGATTTCCCGCCCTGTTGAATCCACCAAGACACATGATGATAAACAAGAAATCAAGCAGTCACTACGAGCATTCCAACACAAACATCGTGCTTTTGTCTGCCGCGAGCTGCGGATGAAACCCGACGATATCGAATATATTGCGCCTTGCTCACCACTACAGGCAGGCATGTTATcggctgctgttgcagaGGAAGATTCTACATCATATTTCAACTGGTTTGATTTGTCCATCAAAGATGGCGTGCCAATTGAGGATGTTCGTCGGTGCTGGCAAAGGACCATTGAAAACAATTCGATACTGCGATCTGTCTTCGTAAAATCAACTGATGGGTACCTTCAAGTCGCTTTGCACCGAGTGGATAACGTGTGGCATTCCTTAGTTGGCAATGATGAGAACAGCGTTGGTGATATCTTGGAGAATAGGAGATTGAGCTGGGTTAGAGCTAATAGTACCTCACATGCCCTGTCGCCACTGCAACTTATTCAGATAGATGGACCGAACAGCCGCAAAATCAGACTCCACATCTTTCATGGACTATACGATGGCAACAGCTTCGAACTTATGAATCATTATGCGTCATGCATCTATCAAGATGGGATACCTCCATCTGGACCTAGCTTTCTTGAAGCAATGTCACACGGTCCTTTGCGCAGTTTTGAGTTCTGTCGACCCTTTTGGACTGCGCATCTACAAAACTGGCGCCAATGTGGACTTCCCAAAGCTCGCCCTTCCAACACCAATAATACGGGAATCTTGTCATCGTCTAGTTGTCTTCCGGTGGAACCTCTGGAAAATTTACGACGCCAGCAGAATGTGACACTTCAAACAGTTGTGTTATCTATCTGGACAATAGTTCTGCAAAAGTACATATCATCGTCACTCACAACCGGCATTATTGTAGCTGGCAGATCGTTAGACTTGCCGCATGTTGAGAACACCATTGGTCCGCTATTTAACACCGTTCCATTTTTCAACTACTCATTCAATGGTTTAAGTTGGGGCATGCTTGTGCGTCGTTGTCACGAGTTCAACACGGATATACTTCCTTTCCAACATGTGCCACTACGCGACATTCAGAAATGGTGCTCAGGTGGCCGGTCTTTGTTCGACAATCTCTTCACCTTCCAACTCGAGAACTCGGAATCTGCATTAGACAATTTACCCTGGACGATAACGACCCAGGACCCGAACAGTGTTGGCTACGCACTGGCGTTTGAGGCTACTCGGACAAGGGATGAGCAACTCAGGCTCCACATTGTTGCTCGTTCAGATGTTGCAGATTATGGGATCTTACAGCAGATGTTGGGTCATTTCGAACAGGTTATGTCAACCGTTAAAGCTGACACAATCATTGACACATCGACAGGCAGTGAATTGAGTCTTGGCTCTTTGGTCGGATCCGAGGCAGCCAGCTCAGTGAATTTCTCTGCTCGCGGGACGCTTCCTTGGACACCAATCAGCCGGGTAATAAGGGATGAGCTCTGTGCATTTGTCAACGTGCCCCCAGAAGAGACATTTCCTGATACAGCAATGCTAGACTTGGGTGTTGACAGTATAGACGCCATCAAGATCTCAGCTAGGCTTTCAAGGCGGAACATAAAAGTCTCTGCTTCCCAAATAATGCGCCATCAGACGATCTCGGGTATTGGTTCTGTCGCTACGACTTCGGGCACTGAAGACTCTCCAAAACTCCTGGGGGACTCGTCATGTGTTGACCTACAAAGTCGACTGCATTTGTTAGTCAAAACTCGGGGAGTCGACATGGACAATGTAGAACATGTCCTACCTCCGACAGCACTGCAAGAGGCCATGGTCGCACGAATGATTCAATCGGATTTCGAATGGTATTTTAATCACG
This window contains:
- a CDS encoding nonribosomal siderophore peptide synthase (similar to Aspergillus clavatus NRRL 1 XP_001267711.1); its protein translation is MNMDQDDLSICNPNPQRLDGPQLLHQLVTAPSDEAAIEHLSDDKEASFSYRELHDGSDVLCDVIGSLLSTSDQAEEDIVIPVLIPQSPQLYISLLAILKAGGAFCPLNIDAPPERIKFILKDVSAQVVLSTQELSYKIPSDCNAKVIQVDAENFPPRQEGKLFYKSEPDPERLAYVMYTSGSTGTPKGVGLTHSAATQALLAHEKHIPEFSRFLQFAAPTFDVSVFEIFFPLFRGSTLVSVNREELLNDLAGIIRRMKVDACELTPTVAGSLLKKRAAVPELKLLLTIGEMLKTPVVQEFGGDNSRESMLWAMYGPTESCLPANSSPGSIGIPLDTVSCFIIEPAKSPSESQTFQLLPRGTPGELAVGGFQLARGYINRAEQTSSAFIDSPYGRVYRTGDRAVMKVDGTLECLGRLSDGQVKLRGQRIELGEIEHAALRTPGCHDSSASVVDSQLILFCAADQGVCVDDVQSNCMSWLPQFMVPNEIIIMKEFPRLPSGKVDAKKLRDEFVQRKSTDTSANGDLDISNQQDREVVNIISEIVGRPVKLGTVLSSAGLDSLSAIRLASIFRQLGFKISATSLLKYRTVGDVCINLRHPIERLQTLYDKSTQRINFESTIKQHSLLVDLSHLIERATECTWLQSAMLAETQRTPDMYCNEMLFETSSVVSPQNLYDAFERVIESNEILRTGFVLWDGQYVAVVFSSRFNNQITLQSECQHGFNFREPVDFLQPFRVQIMARGENLSPTVLIHAHHAIYDGWSMDMILSDVSSVVEGNTIPARPQFRYVLDFQQHIGKASEDASRAFWSSNLLGWNKASAPKLMGRTPQNQILSFETFFNISPESVQEISISHEVSNQAVFQAALAIAWQGVVGSPDILLGSVVSGRTIPVDDIEHIIGPCIASMPLRVDTSNMNAIIDVLKGIHSNNRAAMEHSNLPLSDIRKLANLTQTESLYDVLFVYQQSLYEPQMQQGIFKAVRHKDKLETKLLVEVEPQKNGYAVQMTYHTAFLSPDFVTMLAQQVQELCRQIISDPTRPLAALRRIENVDLSIYSEQTAIEDEPADMNALLNASFARNPDAEALRFVSYDLDQILQTTTLTYSDLSDRANKIAHHIRNSGVQEGEIIAIIMKKSASLYVSILATIKAGCAYLPILPATPPERMHEMLRQSRTRYCIVDDEAVRTSTLSGTITFLNIASAPLDSLPSHTPIVRPDPQRLAYVIFTSGTTGVPKGVAISQRSLASNIAYLESIYPKSSQCPRLLQACSHAFDVSVFEIFYAWYAGMSLCAAENDVIFGDLERWIRDLQITHLSLTPTVAALVDPENVPQVEFLVTAGEPMTSLVLDRWGSLLFQGYGPSETTNICSVKQMSTSDNVEHLGWVFPNTSVYVMAPGSQDVLPRGWVGEFCFGGSQVANGYINNKSLTAEKFIGHHLFGRIYRSGDMGRMLPDGSLIIIGRLDDQLKLRGQRIEAEEINRVLTDTELVAGAVTVLAQSKIGRSDQLVTFYKPLEGARSLGPIEISPKRNHMLFATLRSKLSSYMIPSYLIPASHIPMTSSGKVDRRQLLQWFDALSTSYLETASITLRQPNDVGDWTGIDCRIAEAIVESMKVPQSEIGRWTPFLALGIDSISAISLAKSLSRQVEFEVPISAILQNPTVAQLGHYLSTISDRRPAQIHTKTQLSIEAFETEVSGIVQGQLDNVEAILPCMPLQEAMLLQGQESYYNRILLRLQVSPADMQSYWRQMSKRHDILRTCFVTTMRASHPIAQVVLREWELPWKTFEVTVPSLEGASREHLDSLPDPLDSMTPPCSLGIIRYKGLNFLSFICHHALYDGIAMENIWREVEALARGRTLQDAVPYKPFLQQALSLPADVETFWQGHFRGFRESATFARSARSSFNQSTNTVSIDMSFKEIQQRTRSIGVSLLSLFQASWAAVLACVYDEPDVVFGNVVSGRTLGVEGVDKLVAPCFNTIPLRMDTSQSVQNVDLVKAFQRLNSMLLPYQFSPLKLVRKVIGVRRRPLFDTLLLLQQPLKEMDKNIWTLEEDCGNMDVPVVCEVVPCPNLNSVVVNLHYDMDMITADLATTISDMFKFMTRSILTFPFRPISNRSTIPTAFSQSLTGLILKKDKREDLDQHAAATGRWSNLEMVVRKAFANISGLSETAIRRETTIFQLGLDSINAVQVASSLRAQGHSVLSSDVIECSSCMKLASRINQNSEKLHRKNVHTDFTIFQKQVKSQVEKSVPFSSEIETILPCTALQNGMLVAFKDSEEGQYLNSLSLMIQAPVDTDLLICTWKQLQEQHPMLRTGFVHVSSAESTFAMVRHKTTRLAHPITTFKASSSASFDLEDWKTEWNSFILENLHEPPWRVALVDDGERTSMHVLIHHALYDAQSLDGLLGGLSDLVQGKPCTFPRIEPVLAEILSREQEKALESKEFWESQASRAVVNSFPTMTPLREQSGEIIVREQTSSIAFGELQDAVQAIGVSVQSVLQASWARILASYLGERSVVFGIALAGRTTDLTENAPFPCITTVPIIAEAKESNMQLIKCMMEYNTSVHKYQFAPLAQIQKWMGYPGTPVFDTILVYQKKSSSHLCNQQWKLVADHPSVGYTVSLEVESGENDRLCLRLTTRSNIVPHQQAKLLLSQFDAVLYHLLRQPNATENDLYQSQPNLFSITPAQIPTIETPVEFVHQFVERNADLQPDSPALEFVFDFSKTLGSKRMWTYKQLDGLGNQVAHLLSKVTGIGSIVAIHFPKCPEAYFSILGILKAGCAFLALDPNAPVSRKEFILADSKAACLLTSKHSDVSFVDGTPVIAIQEEDLWSYPTGRILHTDEFTPNNTCYCLYTSGTTGTPKGCEITHENTVQAMMAFQHLFQGHWQRDSRWLQFAALHFDVSVLEQYWTWSVGITVVAAPKDLILDDLVGSINKMGITHIDLTPSLARLTHPDQLPNLCKGVFITGGEQLNQEILDAWGPKAVIYNAYGPTEATIGVTMYPRVPINGRPSNIGRQFPNVGSYVFHSGTDIPVLRGGVGELCVSGKLVGKGYLHRPELTNERFPNAAQFGERIYRTGDLVRMLYDGCFDFLGRADDQVKLRGQRLEIGEINHIIRSKTRGVQDAATLVLRHRNKDVLVAFLVGDGERPLELYAVADGDALGPKSRKTCVDNLPGYMVPTYFIRLSYIPLSPNNKVEAKELKTLFQNLHPDELMQLTGRESASLGSHVDTTVIRAISRALTDFSGMPTSQITPSTSIFDCGVDSISALQLSAMLKDRGFPTASPAMLLRNPIVSDLAESISRPVESTKTHDDKQEIKQSLRAFQHKHRAFVCRELRMKPDDIEYIAPCSPLQAGMLSAAVAEEDSTSYFNWFDLSIKDGVPIEDVRRCWQRTIENNSILRSVFVKSTDGYLQVALHRVDNVWHSLVGNDENSVGDILENRRLSWVRANSTSHALSPLQLIQIDGPNSRKIRLHIFHGLYDGNSFELMNHYASCIYQDGIPPSGPSFLEAMSHGPLRSFEFCRPFWTAHLQNWRQCGLPKARPSNTNNTGILSSSSCLPVEPLENLRRQQNVTLQTVVLSIWTIVLQKYISSSLTTGIIVAGRSLDLPHVENTIGPLFNTVPFFNYSFNGLSWGMLVRRCHEFNTDILPFQHVPLRDIQKWCSGGRSLFDNLFTFQLENSESALDNLPWTITTQDPNSVGYALAFEATRTRDEQLRLHIVARSDVADYGILQQMLGHFEQVMSTVKADTIIDTSTGSELSLGSLVGSEAASSVNFSARGTLPWTPISRVIRDELCAFVNVPPEETFPDTAMLDLGVDSIDAIKISARLSRRNIKVSASQIMRHQTISGIGSVATTSGTEDSPKLLGDSSCVDLQSRLHLLVKTRGVDMDNVEHVLPPTALQEAMVARMIQSDFEWYFNHDILKLDPDVSLDRLKEAWSKLIRASPILRTAFVEIDDCELDMSYCQVVHRQAEVPIIMDELSEFSSVHDLISTATETARRDQGRSGLFQVILVPIAGQNYMILSMAHALYDGWSLALIYDDLQTAYESDLTPRKYDEVLVSQQFLRGTSDYGGFWETYLAKASPTVFEAKESAPATSSSEISRVEMPCSKSLAEITRFCKKKSISLQAICLACWAAVAAHLTHSLDIVFGVVLSGRDFEGSDDLMFPCMNTVAFRSILHDTASGFLKYIEANLADVREHQRVPLRKAQAAAELGGRELFNSLFILQKAPSTNTTKAMWSSVDGTSAVEYPVCVEVEAVQDLLHWRLACKAECFTENDSKGILDKLDQVLGYILTYPDAEILSFGGNNVSICGLPRGAMTERAVENRTSDAALYEDQNTAYSWSKIGILIRQVLSDVSSMPVESIMPTATLFHLGLDSISAIKVSLLLRKVDIDIKPRYLIEANCIEEIVHLAEEDPVSQRIVPDEVSQWTMPPAISRNDLIKSCKLSEEDIQTVIPATSLQVHMLSAWQNSGGSVFYPKFCYKITGGHTGIQLVEAWERVVGKVPILRSLLISTGDTELPWVQVILSPDATRKNSTGLLLWNLSVSESECPGTWSIQLNIHHSLYDGFSLPKLMQLYHEELFNKASGAGSSGLDITSWQNYSIHPLLPENIESRQQFWVEYLTGSLSHYRKPTKSEVKIPYSTQRVSYLRKEASSYAEALRKLASMHGITLQSLFLAACARTLLVNESAQKSTRSVILGAYLANRNTEHDDLDATYPTLNLVPLRVNFDPVETLTGVAVAIQKDLRLLQSSGRARVGLWEIYKWTGIRITTFVNFLSLLDDNDEPEGVGLLRNMAGDELSASDSEILNQPWLHNNVVREAYPVSSPTSITFYFVSLLNGISQASLDIEASVHNGSLDIGIFASTDRLSQDDAPRIVDGIVEHLGSIE